One genomic region from Vicinamibacterales bacterium encodes:
- a CDS encoding GAF domain-containing protein, which translates to MVTATDRVVAEHGGAVCFAGGSSVRAQDNRLDEGLLAVASLTRALGGTALLPDIGALVWMLLRQIVSCESMALFLPDDTHDNVVARFAAGAHAHALRGVTRPSGTGMAGWVAVHRTPVVNGEPVIDLGFRAQSAPALRSSLVVPLVDSDALIAVLALYSQELLAFTDDHLRVLELLAPKLAAAMVDAVIADEDQVYPVRRAAPSLRLVQSR; encoded by the coding sequence ATGGTTACAGCGACCGATCGCGTCGTTGCCGAACATGGCGGCGCGGTCTGCTTCGCCGGGGGATCGAGTGTGAGGGCACAGGACAATCGGCTGGACGAGGGACTGCTGGCGGTGGCCAGCCTGACGCGCGCGCTCGGCGGGACCGCGCTCCTGCCGGACATCGGGGCGCTCGTCTGGATGCTGCTCCGGCAGATCGTCTCGTGCGAGTCGATGGCGCTGTTCCTGCCCGACGACACGCACGACAACGTCGTGGCGCGGTTCGCTGCCGGGGCGCATGCGCATGCGCTGCGCGGCGTCACGAGGCCGTCCGGCACCGGCATGGCTGGCTGGGTGGCAGTCCATCGGACGCCCGTCGTGAACGGCGAGCCGGTCATCGATCTCGGCTTCCGCGCCCAGAGCGCGCCGGCGCTGCGGTCTTCGCTGGTCGTTCCCCTCGTCGACAGCGATGCGCTGATCGCGGTGCTGGCTCTCTACTCGCAAGAGCTGCTGGCCTTCACCGACGACCATCTGCGCGTGCTGGAGCTGCTGGCGCCGAAGCTGGCCGCCGCCATGGTCGACGCCGTGATCGCCGACGAAGACCAGGTCTATCCGGTGCGGCGGGCCGCCCCGTCGCTCAGGCTGGTGCAGTCGCGCTGA
- a CDS encoding dihydrodipicolinate synthase family protein, translating into MPFAGVYSIIPTAFTDAGDFDLDSQRRVVDLFLDKGVNGLTALGVTGEVARLEEHERAVVLEAVLTQTAGRVPVVAGTSADGVRTCIAYSRQAKSLGAAAVMVSPPRMAKLNSNAVVAHYKALADAVDLPIVVQDYPPITGFAMEASLLARIAREIPAARTIKLEDPPTPFKTARILEAAAGTPVRVFGGLGGVFLLEELISGATGAMTGFAFPEILVRIMRYWNAGERDAAADLFYRAVPLMRFEFQEGIGMAIRKEVLRRRGVLQSAATRAPGGGLDAPTTEALDRMLTWVTSQKGMEWISV; encoded by the coding sequence ATGCCATTTGCAGGTGTCTATTCCATTATCCCGACGGCATTTACCGACGCCGGCGATTTCGATCTCGACAGCCAGCGCCGGGTCGTCGATCTCTTCCTCGACAAAGGGGTGAACGGGCTGACCGCCCTGGGCGTGACCGGCGAGGTGGCGCGCCTCGAGGAGCACGAACGCGCGGTCGTGCTCGAGGCGGTACTGACGCAGACAGCCGGCCGCGTGCCGGTGGTGGCCGGGACGTCCGCCGACGGTGTCCGGACGTGCATCGCGTATTCACGCCAGGCCAAGTCGCTCGGGGCCGCGGCCGTGATGGTGAGTCCGCCGCGCATGGCGAAGCTCAACTCGAATGCCGTCGTCGCGCACTACAAGGCGCTCGCCGACGCCGTCGACCTGCCGATCGTCGTGCAGGACTATCCGCCGATCACCGGGTTTGCGATGGAGGCGTCGCTGCTGGCGCGGATCGCCAGGGAGATCCCTGCCGCGCGGACGATCAAGCTGGAGGATCCGCCGACTCCGTTCAAGACCGCCCGCATCCTCGAGGCGGCGGCTGGTACCCCGGTTCGGGTGTTCGGCGGTCTCGGCGGGGTGTTCCTGCTCGAGGAGCTCATCTCGGGCGCCACCGGCGCGATGACCGGCTTCGCGTTCCCGGAAATCCTCGTCCGCATCATGCGCTATTGGAACGCCGGCGAACGGGACGCCGCCGCCGACCTGTTCTATCGCGCGGTGCCGCTGATGCGCTTCGAGTTCCAGGAAGGGATCGGCATGGCGATCCGCAAGGAAGTGCTGCGGCGCCGCGGCGTGCTGCAGAGCGCCGCGACACGCGCGCCCGGCGGCGGGCTCGATGCGCCGACGACCGAGGCGCTCGACCGCATGCTGACGTGGGTCACCTCGCAGAAAGGCATGGAATGGATCTCGGTCTGA
- a CDS encoding HD domain-containing phosphohydrolase, producing MFVALVSAAGLLAVSTSALTLVRATVPAAWLLFAILTIASGMLTLKIPSIETRFSVSEAFAFASMLLFGPEVGVITLALDGIRISVRWRMTRTQTLFNFSNLGLSMWAAGRAFFLLSGASPLYGGATPPATVVLYVAAMTTVYFGVNTLLTASAIGLSQVRSVRAVWTEHYWPLFPSYVAGAAVALLLVLAFRELHFTAIALILPLLAICYLTFQSSFGRLEDAKQHVDELNRLLLSTVETLATAIDAKDEVTHDHVRRVQQGTLALARFIGVTDATTLQAIEAAALLHDTGKIAVPEHILNKPGRLTPAEFEKMKRHAPIGAEILSAIHFPYPVVPIVRHHHENWDGTGYPDGIVGEAIPLGARILSVVDCFDALTSDRPYRLRMTDAQALAILRERRGKMYDPAVVDAFMANYTRIMPAFDPTPHPASRAIGDARAIDRVSPDPEPPLSVDAGVADGLLAVTSLSRAIGGNAGVADVGALLWTILTQVLPCDALAIFVPDPHHDQVAVRYATGSHAATLRGMRCATGTGITGWVAATLRPAINADPAIDAARSGEERTPALRSCLALPLVESSTLVAILTLYRSDANAFSEDHLRLLELLGARLAPALAATISTDATLAPPAAALTLIRGGARG from the coding sequence GTGTTTGTCGCGCTGGTCAGCGCCGCGGGTTTGCTCGCGGTGTCGACCAGCGCGCTGACACTCGTGCGGGCGACCGTGCCGGCGGCGTGGCTGTTGTTCGCGATCCTGACGATCGCCAGCGGCATGCTGACGCTGAAGATCCCGTCGATCGAGACGCGGTTCTCGGTGTCGGAGGCCTTTGCGTTTGCCTCGATGCTGCTATTCGGACCTGAGGTCGGCGTCATCACCCTGGCGCTCGACGGCATCCGCATCTCGGTGCGCTGGCGGATGACCCGGACCCAGACGCTCTTCAACTTCTCCAATCTGGGGCTCTCGATGTGGGCGGCAGGGCGCGCCTTTTTTCTGTTGAGCGGCGCGTCGCCGCTCTACGGCGGCGCCACTCCGCCGGCAACGGTGGTGCTCTACGTCGCCGCGATGACGACGGTCTACTTCGGCGTCAACACGCTGTTGACGGCGAGTGCGATCGGCTTGTCGCAGGTGCGCTCGGTCCGGGCGGTCTGGACGGAGCACTACTGGCCGCTCTTTCCCAGCTACGTCGCGGGGGCCGCGGTGGCGCTGCTGCTGGTGCTGGCCTTCCGTGAACTCCATTTCACCGCCATTGCGCTGATTCTGCCGCTGCTCGCCATTTGCTACCTGACGTTCCAGTCGTCGTTCGGCCGGCTCGAGGACGCCAAGCAGCACGTCGACGAGCTCAATCGCCTGCTGCTTTCGACGGTCGAGACGCTGGCGACGGCGATCGACGCCAAGGACGAGGTCACCCACGACCATGTCCGCCGTGTGCAGCAGGGGACGCTGGCATTGGCGCGGTTCATCGGGGTGACGGATGCGACGACGCTGCAGGCGATCGAAGCGGCGGCGCTGCTGCACGATACCGGCAAGATTGCCGTGCCCGAGCACATCCTCAACAAGCCCGGGCGGCTGACGCCGGCCGAGTTCGAGAAGATGAAGCGGCACGCCCCGATCGGGGCGGAGATTCTGTCGGCCATCCATTTTCCATATCCGGTTGTGCCGATCGTCCGCCATCACCACGAGAACTGGGACGGCACCGGCTATCCCGACGGCATCGTCGGCGAGGCCATCCCGCTCGGCGCCCGCATCCTGTCGGTGGTCGACTGCTTCGACGCGCTCACCTCGGATCGCCCGTACCGTCTCCGCATGACCGACGCGCAGGCGCTGGCGATCCTGCGCGAACGCCGCGGGAAGATGTACGACCCGGCAGTGGTCGATGCCTTCATGGCGAACTACACGCGCATCATGCCCGCCTTCGATCCGACGCCGCATCCGGCGTCGCGCGCGATCGGGGACGCGCGCGCGATCGATCGCGTGTCGCCCGATCCTGAGCCGCCACTGTCGGTGGACGCCGGCGTCGCCGACGGCCTCCTGGCAGTGACGAGCCTGTCGCGGGCGATCGGCGGCAACGCCGGCGTCGCGGATGTCGGCGCGCTGCTGTGGACGATTCTCACGCAGGTGCTGCCCTGCGACGCGCTCGCGATTTTCGTCCCGGACCCGCATCACGATCAGGTCGCGGTCCGTTACGCCACCGGCTCGCACGCCGCCACGCTGCGCGGAATGCGGTGCGCCACCGGCACCGGCATCACCGGCTGGGTCGCGGCGACGCTGCGCCCAGCGATCAACGCGGATCCGGCGATCGACGCGGCCCGCAGCGGCGAGGAGCGCACGCCGGCACTCCGCTCGTGCCTCGCGCTGCCGCTGGTGGAGTCGTCGACGCTGGTGGCGATCCTGACGCTTTACCGTTCCGACGCCAATGCGTTCTCGGAAGACCATCTGCGGCTGCTCGAATTGCTCGGGGCGCGCCTCGCGCCGGCGCTCGCCGCCACGATCTCGACAGACGCGACGCTGGCGCCGCCGGCCGCGGCGTTGACGTTGATTCGAGGCGGCGCCAGAGGGTGA
- a CDS encoding glucose 1-dehydrogenase: MKAIVVQPLVADSIHMRDMPDPPMGAGDVVVKTIRVGLCATDAEIEHGIYGQAPAGSEYLILGHENFGVVEAVGRRVRGWKPGDLAVATVRRPCGMCAECKAGENDMCSSGQYTERGIMRRHGYMAEYYAEVPQYLHRIPKSIRDIAVLLEPMSVVEKGIDHAYLLQRRMKVWKPGLGLALGAGPIGLLAAAVMRARGLRTVVIGREDPADVRAQIVRQLGAEYVSVASRTLTDAIKEIGEPDLVFEATGSSQVVFEAMEILTRNAVLCLLSVTSGDKTLPVPANLINQRLVLGNQVVFGSVNANARHFSAGVRDFVRIEKKWPGALKRLLTDPIPWQDHKKWFEQRGSGIKATLEIAG; encoded by the coding sequence GTGAAGGCCATCGTCGTGCAGCCGCTGGTCGCCGACTCGATCCACATGCGCGACATGCCCGACCCGCCGATGGGAGCCGGCGACGTCGTGGTCAAGACGATCCGGGTCGGCCTGTGCGCGACCGACGCCGAGATCGAGCACGGGATTTACGGTCAGGCGCCCGCCGGCAGCGAATATCTGATCCTCGGCCACGAGAACTTCGGGGTCGTCGAAGCGGTGGGCCGGCGGGTCCGCGGCTGGAAGCCCGGCGACCTGGCGGTGGCCACCGTCCGGCGTCCTTGCGGGATGTGCGCCGAGTGCAAGGCCGGCGAGAACGACATGTGCAGCAGCGGGCAGTACACCGAGCGCGGCATCATGCGTCGGCACGGCTACATGGCCGAGTACTACGCCGAGGTGCCGCAGTACCTGCACCGTATTCCGAAGTCGATTCGCGATATCGCGGTGCTGCTCGAGCCGATGTCGGTCGTCGAGAAAGGCATCGACCACGCCTATCTGCTGCAGCGCCGCATGAAGGTGTGGAAGCCGGGGCTCGGGTTGGCGCTCGGCGCCGGCCCGATCGGCCTGCTGGCGGCGGCGGTGATGCGCGCGCGCGGCCTGCGGACGGTCGTCATCGGCCGCGAGGACCCGGCCGACGTGCGCGCGCAGATCGTCAGGCAACTGGGCGCCGAGTACGTGTCGGTCGCCAGCCGCACGCTGACCGACGCGATAAAGGAGATCGGGGAACCCGATCTCGTGTTTGAAGCCACCGGCAGTTCACAGGTGGTGTTCGAGGCAATGGAGATCCTCACTCGCAACGCCGTGCTCTGCCTGCTCTCGGTGACGAGTGGAGACAAGACGCTGCCGGTGCCGGCCAATCTGATCAACCAGCGCCTGGTGCTCGGCAACCAGGTGGTGTTCGGCAGCGTCAACGCGAATGCGCGGCACTTCAGCGCCGGTGTCCGCGACTTCGTCCGCATCGAGAAGAAGTGGCCCGGCGCGTTGAAGCGCCTGCTCACCGATCCGATTCCGTGGCAGGACCACAAGAAATGGTTCGAACAGCGGGGTAGCGGCATCAAGGCCACGCTCGAGATCGCCGGCTGA
- a CDS encoding MBL fold metallo-hydrolase: MRVSFRGVRGSVPWDQPDGAEHGCNTACIEILDESTGAVLVLDAGSGICGVTPAPDANVALVLTHYHWDHLLGLPYFPALADSRCALSLYAPALPSHDPAWLDVLFREPFHPLPYRALPNHPAPRMIAPGRAAIGGFEVAAIALNHPGGAFAYRVAGRGGDFVFATDHEFGMPEYDEPFAAFAEGAAAVVLDAQFTPDERPRYAGWGHSDWRQCAEFAVATGAGALYLFHHKPGRTDAELREIERDARRVFDATRAAREGHTFTI; encoded by the coding sequence ATGCGCGTTTCGTTCCGGGGCGTCCGCGGATCGGTCCCGTGGGACCAGCCCGACGGCGCTGAACACGGTTGCAACACGGCCTGCATCGAGATCCTCGACGAGTCCACCGGGGCCGTGCTCGTGCTCGACGCGGGCAGCGGCATCTGCGGCGTCACGCCCGCCCCGGATGCGAACGTCGCGCTCGTGCTCACGCACTATCACTGGGATCACCTGCTGGGACTGCCGTACTTCCCGGCGCTCGCCGATTCGCGCTGCGCGCTCTCGCTGTACGCGCCCGCCCTGCCGTCGCACGATCCGGCCTGGCTCGACGTCCTCTTTCGCGAGCCGTTCCATCCGCTGCCGTACCGCGCGCTGCCGAATCATCCCGCGCCGCGGATGATCGCGCCAGGCCGTGCGGCGATCGGCGGCTTCGAGGTCGCGGCGATCGCGCTGAATCATCCCGGCGGCGCATTCGCGTATCGCGTCGCGGGTCGCGGCGGGGATTTCGTGTTCGCAACCGATCACGAGTTCGGGATGCCCGAGTACGACGAGCCGTTCGCGGCGTTTGCCGAGGGGGCGGCCGCAGTCGTCCTCGATGCGCAGTTCACCCCCGACGAGCGCCCGCGCTACGCCGGCTGGGGACACAGCGACTGGCGCCAGTGCGCGGAATTCGCCGTCGCGACCGGCGCTGGCGCGTTGTACCTGTTCCATCACAAGCCCGGGCGGACCGACGCCGAGCTGCGCGAGATCGAGCGGGACGCTCGGCGGGTGTTCGATGCGACCCGCGCTGCGCGCGAGGGCCATACGTTCACGATCTGA
- a CDS encoding SDR family oxidoreductase translates to MDLGLKGKIAMVAGASRGLGYAVAEALAREGAIVAISSTTQASIDDAAKRLSASGGTVVGTVVDVRDAAQIARWAQQTIERFGGVDLLLTNGGGPPAGQALAFDDAAWQNAVDLLLFSALRMARAVVPSMKQRGGGAILMSTSGSVKEPIANLGLSTVVRSAVSGLAKTLALELAADRIRVNQLIPGRVDTDRVKHLDQLAAQKSGITPEEAKRKSIGAIPAGRYGEPPEFGRAAAFLLSDAASYITGATLQVDGGQIKSVL, encoded by the coding sequence ATGGATCTCGGTCTGAAGGGCAAGATTGCGATGGTTGCGGGCGCCAGCCGCGGCCTCGGATACGCGGTGGCGGAGGCGCTGGCGCGCGAAGGGGCGATCGTCGCCATCTCGTCGACGACCCAGGCGTCGATCGACGACGCCGCGAAGCGGCTCTCGGCGTCCGGCGGCACCGTCGTCGGTACCGTGGTCGACGTCCGCGATGCCGCGCAGATCGCGCGATGGGCGCAGCAGACCATCGAGCGGTTCGGCGGCGTCGATCTGCTGCTCACCAACGGCGGCGGCCCGCCCGCCGGCCAGGCGCTCGCGTTCGACGATGCCGCGTGGCAGAACGCCGTTGACCTGTTGCTGTTCAGCGCGCTCCGGATGGCGCGCGCCGTCGTCCCGTCGATGAAGCAACGCGGCGGTGGCGCCATCCTCATGTCGACCTCGGGATCGGTGAAGGAACCGATTGCCAACCTCGGGCTCTCGACCGTGGTCCGGTCGGCCGTCTCCGGTCTGGCCAAGACGCTGGCGCTGGAGCTCGCCGCCGATCGGATCCGCGTCAACCAGCTCATTCCCGGCCGGGTCGACACCGACCGGGTCAAGCACCTCGACCAGCTCGCGGCGCAGAAGTCGGGGATCACCCCCGAGGAGGCGAAACGCAAGTCGATCGGGGCGATTCCGGCCGGACGTTATGGTGAGCCGCCGGAGTTCGGCCGCGCCGCGGCGTTTCTGCTCTCCGACGCCGCGTCCTACATCACAGGCGCGACGCTGCAGGTCGATGGCGGCCAGATCAAAAGCGTGCTGTAG
- a CDS encoding proline dehydrogenase family protein — MSLSRKVLLAMSTSTFLREQATKRRFVRRSVSAFMPGETIEDALAAAATLAPQRITTILTRLGEGVTRLDEAERVTQHYLDALDKVKAAGLDAQISVKPTQLGLDLDAEQCQRNLDRICEKGERLGNVPIWIDMENSPYVDPTLALYRKSKERFKGVGLAIQAYLYRSAKDIESLIPLGPAIRIVKGAYLEPADLAYPKKADVDENFYALCTRLMREDARHTGTLLHIATHDIALADRLLAYVDQQGVPSSAYEFAMLYGIQRAQQQRLAQSGRRVRVLISYGEYWYPWYMRRLAERPANVAFVLKNLFGG, encoded by the coding sequence ATGTCGCTGAGTCGTAAGGTCCTGCTGGCGATGTCGACGTCTACGTTCTTGCGCGAGCAGGCGACGAAGCGGCGGTTCGTCCGCCGCTCGGTGTCGGCGTTCATGCCCGGCGAGACGATCGAGGACGCGCTCGCCGCGGCGGCGACGCTCGCGCCGCAGCGCATCACCACGATCCTGACGCGGCTCGGCGAGGGGGTGACCAGGCTCGACGAAGCGGAGCGGGTGACCCAGCACTACCTCGACGCGCTCGACAAGGTGAAGGCCGCCGGTCTCGACGCGCAGATCTCCGTCAAGCCGACGCAACTCGGCCTCGATCTCGACGCCGAGCAGTGTCAGCGCAATCTCGATCGGATCTGCGAAAAGGGAGAGCGGCTCGGCAACGTGCCGATCTGGATCGACATGGAGAACTCTCCCTACGTCGACCCGACGCTGGCGCTGTACCGCAAGAGCAAGGAACGCTTCAAGGGGGTCGGTCTCGCCATCCAGGCCTACCTCTATCGCTCGGCGAAGGACATCGAATCCCTGATTCCCCTCGGTCCCGCCATTCGCATCGTCAAGGGGGCCTATCTCGAACCCGCGGACCTCGCGTACCCGAAGAAGGCCGACGTCGACGAGAACTTCTACGCTCTGTGCACGCGGCTGATGCGGGAGGACGCCCGCCACACCGGCACGCTCCTGCACATCGCGACGCACGATATAGCGCTCGCCGATCGGCTGCTCGCCTACGTCGATCAGCAGGGGGTGCCCTCGTCGGCCTACGAGTTCGCGATGCTCTACGGCATCCAGCGCGCGCAGCAGCAGCGGCTGGCTCAGAGCGGCCGCCGCGTCCGCGTCCTCATCAGCTACGGCGAATACTGGTATCCCTGGTACATGCGGCGCCTGGCGGAACGGCCGGCCAACGTCGCGTTCGTGCTGAAGAACCTGTTCGGAGGCTAA
- a CDS encoding S8 family peptidase, giving the protein MLKRSFANRLSVFPVVLCALLLWGSQPAGQQPANGSDGPPTVSSDLAQHPAQLHTHRVIVQGGDNGLGLLRGGALGRLRRDLGGAVAIEVSDSQLAELERNPLYTHISGDLAVAADLAVTNDVTKATSVWQGTSGLLGLFGTSGDTGAGVGVAIVDSGIASHTALDTRVVAHVNLVSDEPGVTGDPFGHGTHVAGIVAGNRTAAAGVTPEFNGGSAPSARLIDVRVLGSNGSGLTSDVIAGIDWAVAHRSTYNIKVINLSLGHPVSEPSATDPLCQAVARAVAAGITVVVSAGNYGVTSTGQPVLGGITSPGNSPLALTVGALDTNGTLDPSDDVVAPYSSKGPTQYDWVAKPDIVAPGARITSMEVPGSYISRTYPQWHVAGSGKNSYLRLSGTSMATAVVSGGAALLLNAYPGLSPAQVRLSIQMGAHFMPAAGLVASGTGSVDFAQALKFAQTGLLTNLLTPLTSLLGTSSGATYRDTGTLIERIYDRSGIRLLGLVDLTWLFHLTTPSEPGVLNLLGWSNSLTMTGANYIVWGNVANYSGSYYIVWGNNLQSPDGQYIVWGNSETSDGSYIVWGNAAGGGH; this is encoded by the coding sequence ATGCTCAAAAGATCCTTCGCCAACCGCCTGAGTGTCTTTCCTGTCGTCTTATGTGCTCTTCTGCTGTGGGGATCACAGCCCGCCGGCCAGCAGCCGGCGAATGGATCCGACGGTCCCCCGACTGTCTCCAGCGATCTCGCCCAGCATCCGGCACAACTTCATACCCACCGCGTCATCGTCCAGGGGGGTGACAACGGCCTCGGGCTGCTGCGCGGCGGGGCGCTCGGCCGTCTGCGCCGCGATCTCGGGGGCGCCGTGGCGATCGAGGTCTCCGACAGCCAGCTGGCGGAGCTCGAACGCAATCCGCTCTACACGCACATCTCCGGGGATCTCGCCGTGGCGGCCGACCTGGCGGTCACGAACGACGTCACCAAGGCGACCTCGGTCTGGCAGGGCACGTCCGGCCTGCTCGGCCTGTTCGGCACGTCCGGCGACACCGGCGCGGGCGTCGGCGTTGCCATCGTCGATTCCGGCATTGCCTCGCACACGGCTCTCGACACGCGCGTGGTGGCGCATGTGAATCTCGTGAGCGATGAGCCGGGGGTCACGGGCGATCCCTTCGGTCACGGGACGCATGTCGCCGGCATCGTCGCCGGCAACCGGACGGCGGCCGCCGGCGTCACTCCCGAATTCAACGGCGGCAGCGCGCCGTCGGCCAGGCTCATCGACGTGCGGGTCCTCGGGTCGAACGGCAGCGGTCTGACGAGCGACGTCATCGCCGGCATCGACTGGGCCGTGGCACACCGCTCGACCTACAACATCAAGGTCATCAACCTGTCGCTCGGGCATCCGGTCTCGGAGCCCTCGGCGACCGATCCGCTCTGTCAGGCGGTGGCGCGCGCCGTCGCGGCCGGCATTACCGTCGTGGTGTCGGCCGGCAACTACGGCGTGACGAGCACCGGGCAGCCTGTCCTCGGCGGCATCACCTCGCCCGGCAATTCGCCGCTCGCGCTGACCGTCGGGGCGCTCGACACCAACGGCACGCTCGACCCGTCGGACGATGTCGTGGCGCCGTACAGCTCGAAGGGTCCGACCCAGTACGACTGGGTCGCCAAGCCCGATATCGTCGCGCCGGGCGCGCGGATCACCTCGATGGAGGTCCCGGGCTCCTACATCAGCCGCACCTATCCGCAGTGGCACGTCGCCGGCAGCGGCAAGAACTCCTACCTGCGCCTGAGCGGTACCAGCATGGCGACGGCAGTCGTGAGCGGCGGCGCCGCGCTGCTGCTCAATGCGTATCCGGGGCTCTCGCCCGCGCAGGTGAGGCTCTCGATCCAGATGGGCGCGCACTTCATGCCCGCCGCCGGCCTCGTGGCCTCAGGCACCGGTAGCGTCGATTTTGCGCAGGCGTTGAAGTTCGCGCAGACCGGCCTGCTGACCAATCTGTTGACGCCGCTGACCTCGCTCCTCGGGACCTCTTCGGGCGCGACCTATCGCGACACCGGCACGCTGATCGAGCGGATCTACGACCGTTCCGGCATCCGCCTGCTCGGCCTGGTCGATTTGACCTGGCTGTTCCATCTCACGACTCCGTCCGAGCCGGGCGTGCTCAACCTGCTCGGGTGGTCGAATTCGCTGACGATGACGGGCGCCAACTACATCGTCTGGGGCAACGTCGCCAATTACTCCGGCAGCTACTACATCGTCTGGGGCAACAACCTTCAGTCGCCGGACGGCCAATACATTGTCTGGGGCAACAGCGAGACGAGCGACGGCAGCTACATCGTGTGGGGCAATGCCGCGGGAGGCGGACACTGA